The Merismopedia glauca CCAP 1448/3 genomic interval AACCCAAAGACGAAAGTAATTAACCAACGTCCTTTAACATCTTTGCGCCAGAAGTTTTCCGCAGCCACGTAAACTATGGTGAGAGCGATCGCACTTTCTACCAAACGGGGTGAAATCGTGACTAGATTGAGGACTGCCAAAGATAAAGTAATTGAGTGAGCGATGGTAAAAGCCGTAACTATCTTCAGTAAATAATTAATTCCCCCTCCCAAAAGCAACAAACTCACCAGAAACAGAACATGATCGTAACCTGTGAGAATATGTTCGATTCCCAACCCCACAAAGTTACCAACTTGTTGCCAAACTGAAGATTCAGAAATACTTTTCTGGGAAAATAGCCGATCTGTTGGGGTGAAAATTCTTTGTTCTACCTTTCCACCCTGCAAAATTGTCGCCACACAACGGGCTGTAGATACATTTGGGACGAAGAGATTGTAATCTATTTTTAATCCTTGGGCTGGTTGGAGCCAAGCATAAGTCAAAATCAGGGTACTGTGAGTCGTACCTTGAGCCTTGAGATTGGCTGGGAGATTTCCTATATCTGTCGGTTTGATAGTTAGAGTTGGTGTTTGACGGTTATCATCAGTCAATTGGATGCGATCGCTCAAAAACCCTTGTAATTCTGCTTGATGCTTTTGCACTTCTGATGAGGATAGCTGTCCATCTTTGTTATCATCGGCTGTGGCGACTAATCCCGTTGGAAAAGTCAGAGTCATTTGGGTTTGGGTGTCTTTGACTACGATTTCAGCTACCGACAGATCTGCCCAATGAGCCTGAGATGGAGTTGCAGAGGCGATCGCAATTAATAAAGCTCCAAAAAAGGATATAAGATACCGATACCATTTCCGATTCATAAGCTGTTTTTATTAAGAGTAAGGAAGAAGGAAGAAGGAAGAAGGAAGAAGGAAGAAGGGGAAGAGATAGAACTGTAGGTTGGGTTGATGTTGGGAAACCCAACAGATGAAGTCAGAAGTCAGAAGTCAGAAGTCAGAATTCAGAAGTTAAATATTCAAACCCAATCAACAATCAACACCCAACATAAGAGTTTTAATTCAATACTGACAATCCCACACCCAAACCCGATGCTTGTTCAGCTTGGCGATCGAAAGTTGGATCTGTTTGTTTGACTTTTTCTAGGTAGTTAGTAGCGGCTTGCTGTTTACCTAAAGCTTGAGAAATAGTAGCAGCGCGTTGAAAAATTGATGGATCTTTGACTCCAGATTTAATAGCAGTATTAATGGCTGTTTCTGCTTCTTGCCAGCGCTTAGCACTCCCCAAAGCCCACGCCCATGTATCTAGAGTTTCCGCATCTTGACGGTTTTTGAGTTCTGTTTGCATCAGGGAAACCGCTTCTTGAATATCTTTGGGGTTACCTCTTTCTAAGAGCAATTGAGCTAATTCTCTCTGATGTCCAAATCCAGTTAAATCCTGACGCAATCTAGTTTCAGCTTGGTTGCGTAAGGCTTGGGCTTCTTGAGTTTTACCTTGTAAATCTTTCACCCGCGCCATCGCTCGCAGCACTACATGATCGTAGATGGTAGGGGATTTTTGTAAGGTGAGGTAGATTTGGGAGTAGAGTTTTTCTGCTTCCTCGTAGCGTCCTTGACGAATTGCTAATTGAGCTAAGTTAAGTAATCCTGGGGGATATTGGGGCAAAATACGGAGTGATTCTTGATATAGCTCCTCAGCTTCTTTCAGTTTGCCTTGTTTATAGTACAGCCTCCCTAGCAAGGTTCTCGCCCAAACCGAACTACCAGTTTCCTCTGGTTCTTCAAGAGCGATCGCTTGTTGCAAATCTTGCAACGCCGCTTCGTCTTCACCTGTGGATACTTCTACCAATCCCCGCAGGGTGAGGTTACCTAAACTGGGTATTCTGTTAACTAGGGCATTAGCTGCTTGTTTAGCTTCACTCAATTCACCTAATGCTAGGTTTGCTGTCACTAACACGGGAAGAGTATTTTCACTTTTGGAGATGGGTTTAACTAGATTTAGAGCTTGTTTGAAGTCATGTCTGGCTAACGCAACTCGTGCTAAAGTTGCGATCGCTGCTTCATTATCAAAGGGCATTTTAGCTAAAGATTGCTGGGCTGTATTCTCAGCTAAGAGATACCAACTCGCTTCTCCGGTAGCCCGTGCCATTTTCAGGTATGTTCCGGCTAAAAATGCTTGATTCAGAGCGCTTTCTGGATCTTGAGCGATTTTCTTTTGATAAAAAGCAATTTCTTTTTCTAAACGAACGGTATTGGTTCCAGGTGACGAAGCTTCAAAGGGGTAACGATAGGGACTATTACCTGATTTCTGACTAAAATAAGGAATAGCGATAAGAGCGATCGCCACTAGTGGTAAAGCAACTAAACCTATTTTCTTAAACCTTCGATTAATAGTTTTTTGGGGTTTGGCTGGCGAATAATTAGCTGTATTCATAGTTATCTCAATTTTTATGTTTGACCTCTCTCCTGCAAGGAGAGAGGCTTTTGCCCCTCCCTCTCCTCTTAGGAGAGGGAGGCTGGGAGGGAGAGGTTAATTCGGTAAAGCCAAATATGGGAAACTAGGAACTAGAGGATCGTGTCCTTGGGCGGGATTTCCTGGCGTACCATTATAGGAAACATTATCAGTCGTAACTGCGCCATTAGTCAGGACGCTGAAGGTAATATCGACTACATCATCTAACAGTTTCCGCCCCCGAATTGGGCTACCTTTAGCATTAAGAGCGTTAGCATAACCACTAGGCCCTGTAGTATCAATCCGCATCACATCTGGAAGGAAGGCGTTAGCTAAAGCTATGGCGCGAGAATCAGGATTTCCTAGAGCTTTGAGGGTTTTTAAGGCTTCAGCGCGGACGGGTGCTGCGGCTGGACTTAAATCCTGGCTGGGAGGAATTTGGTTGAAAGCGTTGAGGAAATCGTTAGTAAAGATCAAGCCTTCGTTAACTGCTGGTCTACCCAATCGTTCAAACTGTTGAAAAGAGCCATTTGGTTGTTTAACAGAAATAGTCTCCCACACATCAAAGGTAGTGACATTAGTTCCTGTCTGCAAAAATGAACGAGGGACGCGGACGACTATGGTATTAACGTTATAGTCTTTAGCAAAGTCAACTGCTGTTTGAGGGGAACGGAAGGTTGTAGTTTCAGGTAAGGGAAGATTGATGAAACCTGCTTTCTTTAATAGAGTGGCGCGTACAGCAAAGAAGCGAGTCACGTCAAAGAAGAAAGGATCTTCTCTCAATCCAGCAAAAACCCTCAGAGTAGAACCACCTAGATTGATACCGTTTACGGTGGGGGTGGTAGCTTTCTTTAATGGTGTGGTATAAATTGGTTGTCCGCCAATTGTTTGATTGGTAGTAGTTACAGCACCGTTACGAATGCTACTAACTGATAACTTCTGACGACCAAAACTATCTGGGGCGGAAAATTGGAAGCGGAGAACCACATTGTTAGCACCTGTGGGGGTAGCATCTTTGTTAGTTACTTGGGTGACGTGAAAATCGTATGCTGCATTGCTACTGAAGTAGTATTGTTGACTAGGAAGCGATCGCGGATTGGTATTCATCACGAAAACTAAGTCTTGCGCTGAAGCATTGGGGTTTTGATCTTTTTCCCTAAATACATACAAATCCGTCAAACTCAAATTTCGCCCTTTGCCATCTACTTCTCCATCATCATGATCTGATGCTTTTAAGGCATTTGGTAGAAATGAAACGCTGCTGACTAGAGTTAGAGCGATCAAACTAAATCCAAGTAACTTTTTGGGGTTCATTGTTTTTGTTTATATGTAAATAAAGTCTTGAAGTTGTGAAAGCACGACAAATTGAGAAGGTAGATGGGGTTTCTAACTTCTGTGCAAACGTTCTAGAGAACGTTCCTAAAAGGGAATCGTAGAGGACATCGTAGTGAAAGTAACCTATCTAGCGGAATACGAATGCTCTATTCTTTAAAGACTTCTCACTTCCGCTTAGCGTTATTAGTTGGGTGGTGCTAGGTAGGGAAAATCGTTTGATAGCGATTGATGACCACTACCACCAGCATTGGGACCTTCGTAAGAAACGTTATCGCTCTTGACGGCTCCATTAGTCAGTACAGTTAAGGTAGTGTCAATTACGTCATCTTTAATCAGACGACCTCTCACTGGGCTACCCTTAGCATTTAATGCCTTACCATAGCCACTAGGCTGAGATGTATCAATCCGCATCACATCAGGGAGAAATGCACCCACTAGCTCTCCTACCCGTTTCTCGTCGTTACCTAAAGCCTTGAGAGTGGCTTGGGCTTCACCAAAAATAGGTGCTGCGGTGGTAGCGGCTGGTTCTTTTCCAGCTAAAGCATCGGCTTCAAAGGCTGGATCGACGCTATTGAGAGCATTTAGAAAGTCATTGGAGACGATTAAGCCTTCGTTAATTCCTGGACGAGCTAAACGTTCTACTTGCTTGTATTTGCCATTGTTATCAGCTAGGGAAATCGTTTCCCACACGTCAAAAACGTTGGTTTTATTGAAGGCATTTAACAGGTTGGTAGGAACGCGCACAACTATAGAATTGACGTTGTAACCAGCAGCGAAATCATATCCTGGGCTACGGAAGCCGACTTTGGGACCAAAACCAGCTAAACCAGCCCGAACGCGGAAAAACTGCTCGACATCAAAGAAGAAGGGATCTTCTCTTAAACCTGCAAACACCGAGATTTTAGAGTTAGCCACCGACATTTCATTAACTATCGGTTCGGCGTTCAAAACTGTGGTAACGTGTCCTGGGGATTTGAATGTTTTCCCGTCTTTAATCAGGGTAGCGGTAATCCGTTGCTGTCCCTTTTGGTTGGGTGCGCCAAATTCAAACCGCAACACCACATTTTCTTTCCCTGTCACGGGTGCATCTACATTGGTGACGCGAGAAATTTTGAATTCATAACGGGCTTTGGTACTGAAAAAGTAT includes:
- a CDS encoding HupE/UreJ family protein; this translates as MNRKWYRYLISFFGALLIAIASATPSQAHWADLSVAEIVVKDTQTQMTLTFPTGLVATADDNKDGQLSSSEVQKHQAELQGFLSDRIQLTDDNRQTPTLTIKPTDIGNLPANLKAQGTTHSTLILTYAWLQPAQGLKIDYNLFVPNVSTARCVATILQGGKVEQRIFTPTDRLFSQKSISESSVWQQVGNFVGLGIEHILTGYDHVLFLVSLLLLGGGINYLLKIVTAFTIAHSITLSLAVLNLVTISPRLVESAIALTIVYVAAENFWRKDVKGRWLITFVFGLVHGLGFAGILTEINIPPSQLPLSLASFNLGVEIGQILIVSTVFILIQKLVKPAWQLKLRYFLSASVIAIGIFWFWERTFLAV
- a CDS encoding tetratricopeptide repeat protein, with product MNTANYSPAKPQKTINRRFKKIGLVALPLVAIALIAIPYFSQKSGNSPYRYPFEASSPGTNTVRLEKEIAFYQKKIAQDPESALNQAFLAGTYLKMARATGEASWYLLAENTAQQSLAKMPFDNEAAIATLARVALARHDFKQALNLVKPISKSENTLPVLVTANLALGELSEAKQAANALVNRIPSLGNLTLRGLVEVSTGEDEAALQDLQQAIALEEPEETGSSVWARTLLGRLYYKQGKLKEAEELYQESLRILPQYPPGLLNLAQLAIRQGRYEEAEKLYSQIYLTLQKSPTIYDHVVLRAMARVKDLQGKTQEAQALRNQAETRLRQDLTGFGHQRELAQLLLERGNPKDIQEAVSLMQTELKNRQDAETLDTWAWALGSAKRWQEAETAINTAIKSGVKDPSIFQRAATISQALGKQQAATNYLEKVKQTDPTFDRQAEQASGLGVGLSVLN
- a CDS encoding DUF4331 domain-containing protein — its product is MNPKKLLGFSLIALTLVSSVSFLPNALKASDHDDGEVDGKGRNLSLTDLYVFREKDQNPNASAQDLVFVMNTNPRSLPSQQYYFSSNAAYDFHVTQVTNKDATPTGANNVVLRFQFSAPDSFGRQKLSVSSIRNGAVTTTNQTIGGQPIYTTPLKKATTPTVNGINLGGSTLRVFAGLREDPFFFDVTRFFAVRATLLKKAGFINLPLPETTTFRSPQTAVDFAKDYNVNTIVVRVPRSFLQTGTNVTTFDVWETISVKQPNGSFQQFERLGRPAVNEGLIFTNDFLNAFNQIPPSQDLSPAAAPVRAEALKTLKALGNPDSRAIALANAFLPDVMRIDTTGPSGYANALNAKGSPIRGRKLLDDVVDITFSVLTNGAVTTDNVSYNGTPGNPAQGHDPLVPSFPYLALPN
- a CDS encoding DUF4331 domain-containing protein: MKIKNLINSSLLLIAIALSTGVGFSTQYLKASDHDDGEVETKGRNLNLTDLYVFREKDQNPDAKEDDLVLIMNTNPRSLPRQQYFFSTKARYEFKISRVTNVDAPVTGKENVVLRFEFGAPNQKGQQRITATLIKDGKTFKSPGHVTTVLNAEPIVNEMSVANSKISVFAGLREDPFFFDVEQFFRVRAGLAGFGPKVGFRSPGYDFAAGYNVNSIVVRVPTNLLNAFNKTNVFDVWETISLADNNGKYKQVERLARPGINEGLIVSNDFLNALNSVDPAFEADALAGKEPAATTAAPIFGEAQATLKALGNDEKRVGELVGAFLPDVMRIDTSQPSGYGKALNAKGSPVRGRLIKDDVIDTTLTVLTNGAVKSDNVSYEGPNAGGSGHQSLSNDFPYLAPPN